In the Xyrauchen texanus isolate HMW12.3.18 chromosome 47, RBS_HiC_50CHRs, whole genome shotgun sequence genome, AACTTGCATTCTTAAGTACAGCTGTCCgtaattttcaaatatttacgTAAACATGACaaactttttacaattaaaaatgtatgtgccttataacacgtttggctgcagttttccaatgaaatgtccagctgggggcaccaaaagcgagtaaaatgggttttaaaataatagttcacgCACAAATGAAAGttatctcattattcacttactccGATGCGATACCAGTTGTGTATGCctgtctttcttcagtagaacacaaataaagatttttagaagaaaacagATCTCTGTCAGGTCcataatgtaagtaaatgggtgccagcactttgacggacCAAAAGTCATCCACATGACTCCAATAGATCAgtgaatatcttctgaagcgaatcgatagatttatgtaagaaacaagtcgataatgGAAACGTTTTCAACTTTAAATCGTCCGTCCAGAGCTCTGGTgttgtttgaaatgacctaactcttGCGTGACATTTGTTCTTCTATTGTAAATAAGAGCGGCTTCCGAATTCTCACGCAAACTCACCAACGCGCTTACGTCACGCAACAGCTACGTGATGCATCCACTGCTGGTTTTAATTCTTGATATATTTTTTACACAacgtatcgatttgcttcagaagacattcactgatcgactggagttatgtggattactttttgctgcctaaatgtgatttttggaccatcaaattgcTGTCACCCGTGTATTTGCATTATAATGACCTGACAGAGCTCCAtatatcttcttctaaaaatcattatttgtgttctgctgaattaaAACAGTCATACACTGTGCTGTATGGTTTGTTGACAGATTTAAAATACTGCCATTAAAATACTGCCATTGTTTTGATATATTgtaacactttatttaattttaattaatgtatgtCTTTCTTAATACTAGAATCTTCCTAATTGCGGTTGTGTTGGAGCTCCATCTAGTGGCGGTTTTGGTATTTTCCGCAACACTGTGATTTCTTCCAGGTGAAACAGGAAGTAGTTTTGTGGCGTTCCGTGTTGGCAGCTGTAATGACTTCTCTCTTCATTCGCATCAAATTTCTTTAATCCTCAACTTTGCAACAGCATCGCCTGCAtgtattcatttgtttttcattcatttcagtcaCTATATGGATACATAATgttttagtttaaaatgtaatttgatcaCTGTTGTCTGCTGGGCTATTATTAGCAATACTGTGCATCAGTCTCTCTCCAATGGTCTTATTCTTTGGTTAAATAGAAATATTGAACATTATACACATTTTTATGCTGGTTGGACGTTTTCAAGTGCTTTATTAATTATCTGGACATTGGTATTGAAATTagtttatttctttgtttgtaGTTCCACTCCTCACCTGAAACCATTAAACCTGTGGACAAAGTAACCACGTGTCTTCAGAGTGGAGTGAGGAAAGGGAGTTTAGCTGACTTTCAAACCACTAAAGCTGTGTTGAGGACAgaacatacacatttgggatggcatcagagtaagtgaataatgagagaatttaaatttcatCATTTCAAAAGATATGTTTGAGtgaataagtatttataaagtcattatcagccattaaagtcatgatttcaatgaaagtgaatgaaacacACAGTAGctatagtgcctctagtgttcatttcacctggaaactgcagggaattgtatcTGGAAATACGTATAACAAGATTTGCAAAGATGTATACAGTCatattttcactatgagaccaggttgcagcaAGCTAagcaacaatataaaaatatactctttattaAGTAGATCTTTATAAAATAATTGCCAACCCCACCATGTACCCAAAAGTTGCTTAAACTTAAAAGGTGGTGTAGgaacaaaataattaatctgCACCACCAAACTTGACATTGTATGTGCTCACTGTTTAAAGATGTCGTGACTTAAATGGCCCAAAAGTTTACTTAAGTTTTAACCTATCAATAAATAGCAAACAATAAAGAAATGAACGTAAATGATGATATACACTCATATCATTGGTCTAGAAATATTGTTTTATTCAACATAAAGGTCCCAACTCATGGGGGCTAAATATTACTCACTTTATATCACTAaacctgttattggacacttttggttgcagaataaattaattattggcgccaaatacacacaaaaatatgaCTACAAAAGCATTTTGCATGACGCTGTCTCCAATGAAACAAGCTTATGAGAATGTTGAACAGTTTGATTATCCTGTAGAGGGCAGCAGAGAGTTACTGAAAGTGCACAGCAGAAATACATTAGGTTTCCATATTAGTGGATGTGTATTCAAAACTATTGAACTATAATATGTATTCAATTATCCCTAGTTACCCTTGTATAGAGACATGTATATGGCATTCACTGTAGAAAATGGTGGGCTCTTTCGACTCAGAATTTAAGTATCAATGGGCAATTGATTAGCAACCCTAGATGGATCTATTTATCTATGGCAGTACAGCTGTGGGACACaaagtctttctctctctctctcgcacacacacacacacacaatgaccaCCACAAAATGTTATCACCTCATGTTGTTTTATTAGAGAAGGAAAATCTGAtaagttgcattttattaatttaacaaaGAAAAATTCCTTGATCCATAAATCATAACTGGAATTCTATATAAACTGGACTATATTAAACCAGTTTATATAATGGCAGGCCTGAAAGAAGCAAATGCAATTCAGGCTACATCAGAATGAATTCGCTTGCCTTTCTATGAGGAAGACATGGGATACATTTTCTTGTTGCAGAGATAATAATTCTGGTAAACAGAAAATCAAAGAGGGATGCATTAAGACTGTGTGTTATGTGGAATGTTGTGCAGTTGTGTCAGTCTTTATAAGATTGTAAAACACAGTGTtcatgtatgtgtttgtctttgcataaaaacaaagtttaaagtctggagaggaaaaaaaaaaacaatattacataaatataatatatatcagccacaacattaaaaccaccttcctaatattgtgtgggtcccccttgtgcagccaaaacagcaccaacctgcatctcagaatagcattcttctcaccacaattgtacagagcggttatctgagttactgtagacttcgtcagttcgaaccagtctggccattctctgttgacctctctcagagtaaattctagaggctgttgtgtctgaaaatcacaggagatcagcagttacagaaatataatctcctgtgattttcacacacaacagcctctagaatttactctgagagaggtcaacagagaatggccagactggttcgaactgacgaagtctacagtaactctaataaccgctctgtacaattgtggtgagaagaatagaatctcagaatgctgtatgagatgcgggttggcactgttttggtggtacgagggggacctacacaatattaggcatgtggttttaatgttatggctgatctatatatatatatatatcacacacacacacacagacacacactggtggccaaaagtttggaataatgtacatatttgctgtttcggaaggaaattggtactttaattcacaaaagtgacattcagctgatcacaatgtatagtcaggacattactgatgtaaaaaacagcaccatcactatttgaaaatcatttttgataaaatcttccaccacttaaggtcaatattaggtcaaaaatggcaacaaaaaaaaaaaacagctttctatagaaactcgtcagtcaatcactgttaatagcctacaatgcttgaaattgccaaaaaactgaagatttcatacaaagatttacactacagtcttcaaaaacaaatgacaactgactctaacaaggacataaagagatgtggagggccagatgtacaactaaacaagaggataaatacatcagagtctctagtttgagaaatagatgcctcacaagtcctcagctgacagcttcattgaattctacccactaaacaccagtttcatgtacaacagtaaagagaagactcaggggtgcaggccttatgggaagaattgcaaagaaaaagccacttttgaaacacagacattggacaacagataattggaaaagagtgttattgatcttaaccccattgagcttttgtgataTCAGCTACACtaaagtgtgtgagaagtgcccgacaagacagccacatctatggcaagtgctacaaaaAGTGGGGTGAAaagtcatctgagtatctggacaacctctcagctagaatgtcaagaatctgcaaagctgtcattgctgcaagtggaggatttttggatgagaactcttaagtagtttaagaagttctgaaaatgttgtaatgtttcatgttattaatgtccagactatacattgtaatcagttgaatgccactttggtgaataaaagtaccaatttctttccataagagcaaaatctgtacattattcgaaACCTTTGGCCGACAGTGTATgtaagttttcttccaggataaccttgtacatggcttgattcatgcgtccttcacaaagacgaatctgcctgattccagttttgctgaagcacccccagatcatcaccaatccttCACCttgtcatctaatggttagagacctggagaggccttcaagacACAGcatctcgcacccactgtgaaatttggtggaggatctgtgaatctgggggtgcttcagcaagactGGAATtcggcagatttgtctttgtgaaggacacatgaatcaagccacgttgATCAagatcaatcaaggtgtggatagaGGAcaaccggatcaagaccctgtaatggccagcccaatctccagacctgaaccccattgaaaacctctggaatgtgatcaagaggaagatggatggccacaagccatcaaacaaagccaagctgcttgaatttttgtaccaggtgtggcataaagtcacccaacagcaatgtgaaagactggtggagatcatgccaagacacatgaaagctgtgattgaaaatcaggattattccaccaaatattgttttctgaactcttcccaagataaaacattaatattgtgttgtttataaatgaatatgaacttgctttctttgcattattcgaggtctgaaaacactgcattatattttgttattttgaccagatgtcattttctgcaaaaaaataaataaaaaggactaaatgacaatatttttatttgaaattaggGAACAATGTTGTCATTATAGaatagaaaacatttaaaattttactcaaacacatacctattagtaaatccagagaaactgataattttgcagtggtctcttaatttttttccagtgcagctgagtgcgtgtgtatatatatatatatatatatatatatatatatatatatatattagtatttgaCAAGCAGACTTGACAAACCAGGAGTGTATAATTGAAACGAAAGTGTCGATTGAGTTGGTAGAGTGTTGCGATGCCATTTGATCAAgtcagatatacagtatactgtaaaaaaaaaaaaaaacttattacaaatattaaaatataaacctGGGTCCATGTCATGATCcttttaatgaggaaacaatGTTTGTCCATGCAAATGCAAATCAAAAGAGTACCTTCAACCTAAATTCCACTGAATAAATTCaggcaaaaaaaatacaataaaaaaaaaaaaaaagagtgtttaTTCATTAAACAAACTTTGTTTTagatttgaaaacattttgagcagaaacaaatatattttgaatgagAACTTCATGACACCAGGTTTCACTTTACAAAACGGTTAGTGGGTTAGGAGTGATGAATTTAATCTAGCTTGCTAATTtacatatattataaaattaGACAAACCAGCACAATTGATCTACAGACCTGTATTGGTTGTATGTCAATGAGTTATACAGCtttattttgtataatgtgtAAAACCTGTGCTTTTGTGTAAATTTGATTCAATAATTTGCAGCTACAAAAAGGTCCATTTTTAGATGAACACACATCAGTTGCATGCTACATCAAACAACCAGACATTTACTTGTAACAGATTTTGTAGTGATTTAATAATTAGCAATGGGAACACAGAAAACTATTTATGTTAGGGCATAAATGATCTGCTAGTAACAGTGTTCTGATTTTCTTTTAGGCCCAGGCAGCTGTTATAATTTAAATTAAGCTCTGGTATGTGTTCGATCAGTTAGTGATCAGTAATAATTTACCCTTGGGGAACTAAAGAGATGACATCCCTCTCAGTTTAAAATTAAATGCTTCTACTCAAGGTTAttcgagttaccgtagactttgtcagttcaaaccagtttggcctttctctgttgacctctctcatcaaagcatttctgtccacagaactgccgctcactggatgttttttgtttttagcatcattctgtgtaaattctagagactgttgtgtgtgaaaatcccaggagctcAGATGTCCAAATgatagatcacattttttccccattctgatggttggatgtgaacattaactgaagctcctgacccgtatctgcatgactttatgcactgcactgctgccacacgattggctgattagataatcacatggatgattgctggtgccagacgggctggtttgagtatttctgtaactgctgatcttctgggattgtcacacacatcagtctctaaaatgtattgcgaatggtgccaaaaacaaaaaacatccagtgaggggcagttctgcaaatggaaatgccttgttgatgagagaggtcaacagagaatggccagactggtttgaactgacaaagtctacagtaactcagataactgctctgtacaattgtggtgagaagaatataatctaagaatgctattctgagatgtgggatGGCGTTGTTTTGATGGCACGAGGGGGGACTACACAACattaggcagttggttttaatgttttggctgatcagtgtgtagcCTCAAAAACAAACCTTACAACGGTTTTAACTTTAATTTGAACACTGTATGTGATGCTTTGAAATGTTTAATCCAACTGTGGTCATCACTGTTACAGTTGCTGACAATTATACATATTTTACCTACACAAATCTTTGTTCTTGACAAATATATTcacaattaaagaaataatgtGTCCTATATGTATTTATCTGTCAAACAAACTTGTTAAAAAGTAGATGAATAGATCAGTAACCATATGAATTTGTCCATATGTGAAACCCTCCAGTAACCCTCCATTTAAATAGTTCAGTGtgctaacaaaaaataaaaaaatgatttgcATGTTTAAATTCTATTTTGTAGTTCACATGGGCAGTTAATGGTTATCTTCAGTCAGTCTTTGATCAGTATAAATGCCTGAAACTGGCAACCCTTGCTCGGTACAATAAGACTTGCGacgcaaacaaacaaataaaactgcaAACAAAGACACTTATCAACACAAACCTGCTTTCTAGCATTCACTTGCACTCGGTGTCCCTCTATTCCTGTCCCTGTGCATTAACCTCAGAGCAGCATTGTCTCCTGCATTGCAAAGGCCTCCTGCCTGTAGTGTGCTCCTCCAAACAGTTGGGGGAGCTGTTGCCTGCCAGAATGCTCCTGGTAGGGTCCTCTGAAGTGGAGCATAGCGTCCGAGATGGCTGCAGGGGCAAAGTTAAACTCCTCAACTGGATGAACGGGTGATAGCTGAGCTTTCTGGAAGCTGGGAGATCGGGGTAATCCCGCCGGAGAGCGGGGAGGCCCTGTCTCCATGTCCCCATACCAGCCCTCTCTCCGCTTGCGTCCCTCATAATGCAGTTCAGTGGGTGGGTTAGCAGGAGACCCCATTAGTCGGGTAGGTTGTTTAAGGTAATACTCACCAACGTTGTCCATCTGGGCTGGAAGCTCTGCAGGAGCTACCCTAAGAGGGGGCATGCTGGGTGGCGGCCGTTGGTAGGTTACATAGCTGTTGTTCATCAGTTCTTTCTGTGGTGAACTGTTGGAAGAGGTACGTGCCGTTGTTCCATAGATTTGCTCGGAGTGTGGCTGGCTGTACAATCTCTCCTCTGGCCGAGAATCAGAGGAAGTGTAGACGGGTGTCATGCCGGGTGGGTAGTACAGAGGTGCACGGGGTTCTGGTTTAGAGATCATGCTCTGTTTGGGCATTCTAAAGGGAGAGACACTGGTTCTGCCACTAGGGGGACGAGTGGGACTGCCTTGTCTTATAGAAGGTCCACTGTATGGCTGGGCTGGGGGACGAGAGGGCGGCTTTTCCAGCTCTATAATCTCCATAACCTCTCCATCTTGTCCCGGGACATTGTCATATTGCGAGGCATTGGATGCACGGTTGGAGCCTGGAACAAACCCTCTGTAACGTGGCCGGCGTTGTTCCCCGGTGGCCTCCTCTGGAGTTGGGGAGCTGGGCGAGGGTGGAACACCCATAATGAGACTTAATTGGCTCTCTCGAAGGCCTGCTGCCTTGACTGCTTCCAGTTTGGTGTCGGAAGGCTTGACCCAGCAAGGTGCAATATCCCTGCGCATGTTGGATCTAACACTGGAGTTGTGATTTGTCTGGTTCTGGGTTGACATCTTCCCACCATTTGCGACGGTGCTGTTGGGCATATGGGTTGGGACTCTTTCCTTTTGAGTGTCCACACCCCGCACCTCCCTATCGATCTTGTCCGGATGGTGCACCTTGTCAATGGAGCTGGGTGGTCGACTCTCTTGGTACCTCTCTGGTGAACCATCAGTGATGCGACCAGACTCTATTTGTTTACTGACACTTGTTGTAGGACTTGGACCACGAGGGGCCAGTCCTTCACCAGTCTGTCTAGCTGGCTGCCCGTTAGCCAAATGTTTGGTTGCTGCTGCTGCCACCAGTCTTGGAGGCTCAGGGGGAATTTGACCTAATGGTTTCTTAGGAAACTCTTCCTCCTTACCTGTGCAGGTGATAGCAGAGCAGATGATCAGAGCCAACATCAACACAGAAATGCAAAGTAataaaagaccccatgaaattaacattaggagttttgtggcttttagtccatgggCCGGTTGCATAAAGGCACCTAAAAGTTTGGTCTTAACTTTTTCAGTGTGTTGCATAAAAACTGCATTGAGCGTCCAAAaatttttaagctgttcagtgtcttaattttcccacaatgcaacatgaattagactgtcttactaatgacaactgtgagcttgttttatgcaatagGTTTTTATGATGTCTTTAGGTAGTCAGACTAATTGTTAGACGAAGTCttagttaatggctatgtttatgcaaacGGCCCCATGTCTAGTTTAAAAAAGGGTCTAAATGCTACAGTGGTCTGCTCCTAAAAGTGGAGAAAATGTACTTAAGCAGATATGTTGATGACTCAATCAGGGGCGTGTACAAATTTTCACCTGATAAAAGGCTCTCTAGACTGataatgtccctccccctaatataACCTGCTATCAACTAGCATTGCATGTAACTTAAGTGTACTATTGAAAGGGACAAGCCCTTCGATATGTTCTAACCCAACATCCTGTTTCATTTGGAATTACGTCAACACAGGCAGAAAAAAAACACGTCATGCAGTTTCATAGGGTATTTTAAACATCAGAATATGAACAAACACTGAGGAGCAAAAGTCATGCAGCTGAATGTCTTCTAGAGGAACCAAACTGCCAAACAAAAAAAGTTACAGTTGACGCTTGATCAAATAAAAACATCCACAGCTGGTGTCAAATCAAAGCTCAGACTGGGAACACTGAGGATTGAAGTAGCTATAAATACCAATGAAAATaccaacacaacacacactcaaagCCTGAGTGTGAACATATAAACCATGTCAAGAAAGGATGTGTTAGGTACATTTTGGAACACACAGCATATGCACAATATTTAAGTTCTCAATGAAGGAAACTGAAGAAAACGTCAAGGGAATGATGAATGTTTACACAGAGATACTGATGGTTGGGGCTGTT is a window encoding:
- the LOC127638912 gene encoding USP6 N-terminal-like protein isoform X1; its protein translation is MCVFVTLMQTKDLTCRGESEPASDSVQDAAVKLEQERAEILAKYDKGKEGAKVEPWEEANYDLYKVVDRFGFLQENELPQCDVAEEKQKHLELERTTKWLKMLKSWEKYKNSDKLLRRIYKGIPLQLRGQVWCLLLDIPKIKEEKKDFYEKLKVRAKSLSPDIRQIDLDVNRTYRDHIMFMHRYDVKQQDLFHVLTAYSVYNTEVGYCQGMSQITALLLIYMNEEDAFWALVKLLSGQRYAMHGFFVPGFPKLMRFQEHHDHILQKMMPKLKQHLDNQEVFASLYTLKWFFQCFLDRTPFTLTLRIWDIYILEGERVLTAMSYTILKLHKKTLMKLSMEELVKFLQVTLSKDFFYEDDFVIDQLQNSMSELKRSKLDLPPPGKEEEFPKKPLGQIPPEPPRLVAAAATKHLANGQPARQTGEGLAPRGPSPTTSVSKQIESGRITDGSPERYQESRPPSSIDKVHHPDKIDREVRGVDTQKERVPTHMPNSTVANGGKMSTQNQTNHNSSVRSNMRRDIAPCWVKPSDTKLEAVKAAGLRESQLSLIMGVPPSPSSPTPEEATGEQRRPRYRGFVPGSNRASNASQYDNVPGQDGEVMEIIELEKPPSRPPAQPYSGPSIRQGSPTRPPSGRTSVSPFRMPKQSMISKPEPRAPLYYPPGMTPVYTSSDSRPEERLYSQPHSEQIYGTTARTSSNSSPQKELMNNSYVTYQRPPPSMPPLRVAPAELPAQMDNVGEYYLKQPTRLMGSPANPPTELHYEGRKRREGWYGDMETGPPRSPAGLPRSPSFQKAQLSPVHPVEEFNFAPAAISDAMLHFRGPYQEHSGRQQLPQLFGGAHYRQEAFAMQETMLL
- the LOC127638912 gene encoding USP6 N-terminal-like protein isoform X2; this translates as MTSDSVQDAAVKLEQERAEILAKYDKGKEGAKVEPWEEANYDLYKVVDRFGFLQENELPQCDVAEEKQKHLELERTTKWLKMLKSWEKYKNSDKLLRRIYKGIPLQLRGQVWCLLLDIPKIKEEKKDFYEKLKVRAKSLSPDIRQIDLDVNRTYRDHIMFMHRYDVKQQDLFHVLTAYSVYNTEVGYCQGMSQITALLLIYMNEEDAFWALVKLLSGQRYAMHGFFVPGFPKLMRFQEHHDHILQKMMPKLKQHLDNQEVFASLYTLKWFFQCFLDRTPFTLTLRIWDIYILEGERVLTAMSYTILKLHKKTLMKLSMEELVKFLQVTLSKDFFYEDDFVIDQLQNSMSELKRSKLDLPPPGKEEEFPKKPLGQIPPEPPRLVAAAATKHLANGQPARQTGEGLAPRGPSPTTSVSKQIESGRITDGSPERYQESRPPSSIDKVHHPDKIDREVRGVDTQKERVPTHMPNSTVANGGKMSTQNQTNHNSSVRSNMRRDIAPCWVKPSDTKLEAVKAAGLRESQLSLIMGVPPSPSSPTPEEATGEQRRPRYRGFVPGSNRASNASQYDNVPGQDGEVMEIIELEKPPSRPPAQPYSGPSIRQGSPTRPPSGRTSVSPFRMPKQSMISKPEPRAPLYYPPGMTPVYTSSDSRPEERLYSQPHSEQIYGTTARTSSNSSPQKELMNNSYVTYQRPPPSMPPLRVAPAELPAQMDNVGEYYLKQPTRLMGSPANPPTELHYEGRKRREGWYGDMETGPPRSPAGLPRSPSFQKAQLSPVHPVEEFNFAPAAISDAMLHFRGPYQEHSGRQQLPQLFGGAHYRQEAFAMQETMLL